A genomic region of Venturia canescens isolate UGA chromosome 9, ASM1945775v1, whole genome shotgun sequence contains the following coding sequences:
- the LOC122416240 gene encoding G-quartet DNA-binding protein TGP1-like yields the protein MAEKTDRNETARDSGFQNPDERTAQNVDLTTSIPPPGAGNIFNESRGNFGVEQQEKFDDDNKDQNEEIKMEEFETPKSNKGKIEFAELNHELLMSLIDAMKEMKTQVQSMANEIARNNQATSDLRSEFTEKFKTLQATIASDVHKIYDPIKRHVTGLTKIVQENESKSAVIEISVAQIQLDVSAIKKRVENLESKDKIHSPNTESTRIVPKPSKVISDDESENEEEKYEPEEKTERIQTMLPMDMHPNKIKIKPPTYDGSERKRPMKFIKEFRRYCEVTNPTITEMKYLLAQCLEKAAKEWWVLIEDRVEDFEEVEKKFVERFWSTDVQRKVRKDLEFGHYSDKDNKTSKVEYTINIFGAAKDLIPPPSDEDIIASLSQHYTDEIQATIISRGFKTLEQLIEFLGKIDRHGPIYSKKEKETSTNPNQNKNEQRPFRMPQNNNWNNQGGYQNNFNRGDPNWNQNNRPNGGYNNNNGWNNQQNRNYQQNYNQRPNNNYQQNYNQRPNNGYPQQNRNNGNNNQQNGYNRQNQNPNWRPQQNNGGYRPPNNPNDHRQTNEQQRPEIQAIEVHQEPQPSTSRAGNE from the coding sequence ATGGCAGAGAAGACCGACAGAAACGAAACAGCGAGAGATTCCGGGTTCCAAAATCCCGATGAGCGAACGGCACAAAATGTCGATTTGACTACCTCAATTCCTCCTCCAGGGGCGgggaacatttttaatgaatctcGTGGGAATTTCGGAGTTGAACAACAAGAGAAATTTGACGATGATAATAAAGaccaaaatgaagaaattaaaatGGAGGAATTTGAAACCCCTAAATcgaataaaggaaaaattgaattcgcaGAATTAAATCATGAGCTATTGATGAGCCTAATCGACGcaatgaaagaaatgaaaacacaAGTACAGAGCATGGCTAACGAGATTGCACGGAATAATCAGGCCACTAGTGATTTGAGGTCTGAATTTACggaaaaattcaagactctGCAAGCTACAATCGCTAGTGATGTCCATAAAATATATGACCCAATTAAACGTCACGTAACGGGTTTAACAAAAATAGTTCAAGAAAATGAGTCGAAAAGTGCCGTGATCGAGATTAGTGTGGCTCAAATACAACTTGACGTCAGCGCAATCAAGAAAAGGGTGGAGAATCTCGAATCTAAGGACAAAATCCATAGTCCGAACACTGAAAGCACCCGGATCGTCCCGAAGCCCAGTAAAGTAATTTCAGATGACGAATCCGAgaacgaagaggaaaaatatgagccCGAAGAGAAAACAGAAAGGATTCAGACGATGCTGCCAATGGACATGCAtccaaacaaaattaaaattaaacctCCCACATACGATGGATCGGAAAGGAAAAGACCGATGAAGTTTATTAAGGAGTTCCGGCGGTATTGTGAGGTGACAAATCCCACAATCactgaaatgaaatatttgctggCACAGTGTCTCGAGAAAGCCGCAAAAGAATGGTGGGTTCTTATTGAGGACCGTGTAGAGGATTTCGAGGAAGTGGAAAAGAAATTCGTTGAGCGTTTCTGGAGCACTGACGTTCAGAGAAAGGTGAGGAAAGACCTCGAATTCGGACACTACTCTGATAAGGATAACAAAACATCTAAAGTGGAGTATACGATCAACATTTTCGGAGCCGCGAAGGATCTCATCCCTCCTCCAAGCGATGAAGACATAATTGCATCACTCTCGCAGCATTATACGGATGAGATTCAGGCAACTATAATAAGCCGTGGATTCAAAACATTGGAACAATTGATTGAATTCTTGGGAAAGATCGATCGGCATGGACCAATATAttccaaaaaagaaaaagaaacctCAACGAAtccaaatcaaaataaaaacgagcaaAGGCCATTCCGAATGCCTCAAAACAACAACTGGAATAACCAGGGTGGATatcagaacaatttcaaccGTGGAGACCCAAACTGGAACCAAAATAACCGACCCAATGGAGGTTATAACAACAATAACGGCTGGAACAATCAACAAAACCGCAATTACCAGCAAAATTACAATCAAAGGcccaacaacaattatcaacaaaattataaCCAGCGGCCAAACAACGGATACCCTCAACAAAATCGAAATAAcggaaataataatcaacaGAACGGATATAATCGACAAAATCAGAATCCGAATTGGAGACCGCAACAGAACAATGGAGGATACCGGCCGCCGAACAATCCAAACGATCATCGCCAAACTAACGAACAACAACGGCCAGAAATTCAAGCGATAGAGGTCCACCAAGAGCCTCAGCCGTCGACATCTCGGGCGGGAAACGAATAG